Proteins from a single region of Metallibacterium scheffleri:
- a CDS encoding sensor domain-containing diguanylate cyclase — translation MADACAAPINPDMRWLEQLPTGVILIVGEHLRYANAEALRLIRAATPQDVLGRSVQDFVHPLDLARVLARIRRAERGEAGNPPTEFRVYACDGSLRVLAMTSTPLRLGNTWAALATFMDLSARAEMDARLRETDDNFQRMMNTMQDVFYRTDADGITRYVCPAVKNVLGYAAADIIGLPAAMFYPDPAEREPLLAAIRRDGFVHDFPGRMRCRDGRIIDIAISTQVLRDEQGNYAGVEGIWRDISERKRMERELERLATRDDLTGILNRRAILEQIEDALARLRRGGGPFALLLFDLDHFKRINDGWGHGAGDGVLRQFVALVQTLLRDVDRFGRLGGEEFVLLLERVDASAARHLAERIRAAVQSTPFIVDRLHAVELTVSLGLADLRVGDRRASDPLERADRALYRVKAEGRNRVGA, via the coding sequence ATGGCCGACGCGTGTGCGGCACCGATCAACCCCGATATGCGCTGGCTGGAGCAACTGCCGACCGGCGTGATCCTGATCGTCGGTGAGCATCTGCGCTACGCCAATGCCGAGGCGCTGCGCCTGATCCGCGCGGCGACGCCGCAGGATGTGCTGGGGCGCAGCGTGCAGGATTTCGTGCATCCGCTGGATCTGGCGCGCGTGCTGGCGCGCATCCGCCGCGCCGAGCGCGGCGAAGCCGGCAATCCGCCCACCGAGTTTCGCGTGTACGCCTGCGACGGCAGCCTGCGCGTGCTGGCGATGACCAGCACGCCGCTGCGCCTTGGCAACACCTGGGCGGCGCTGGCCACGTTCATGGACCTCAGCGCGCGTGCCGAGATGGACGCGCGCCTGCGCGAAACCGACGACAACTTCCAGCGCATGATGAACACCATGCAGGACGTGTTCTACCGCACCGATGCCGACGGCATCACGCGCTACGTATGCCCGGCGGTGAAGAACGTGCTCGGCTACGCCGCCGCGGACATCATCGGCCTGCCGGCAGCGATGTTCTATCCCGACCCGGCCGAGCGCGAGCCGCTGCTGGCGGCCATCCGTCGCGACGGTTTCGTGCACGATTTTCCGGGGCGCATGCGCTGCCGCGACGGGCGCATCATCGACATCGCCATCAGCACGCAGGTGCTGCGCGACGAGCAGGGCAATTACGCTGGCGTGGAGGGCATCTGGCGCGACATCAGCGAGCGCAAGCGCATGGAACGCGAGCTGGAGCGGCTGGCCACGCGCGACGACCTCACCGGCATCCTCAATCGCCGCGCCATTCTCGAGCAAATCGAAGACGCCCTGGCGCGGTTGCGCCGTGGCGGCGGTCCATTCGCGCTGTTGCTGTTCGACCTGGATCATTTCAAGCGCATCAACGACGGCTGGGGCCATGGCGCGGGTGATGGTGTGCTGCGCCAGTTCGTGGCGCTGGTACAGACGCTGTTGCGCGATGTCGATCGGTTCGGGCGCCTGGGCGGCGAGGAATTCGTGCTGCTGCTGGAGCGGGTCGACGCGAGCGCGGCACGGCATCTGGCCGAGCGCATCCGCGCCGCGGTGCAGTCGACGCCCTTCATCGTCGATCGCCTGCACGCGGTGGAGTTGACGGTGAGCCTCGGTCTTGCCGACCTGCGTGTTGGCGACCGCCGTGCCAGCGATCCACTCGAACGCGCGGACCGCGCCCTGTATCGGGTCAAGGCGGAAGGTCGCAACCGCGTCGGTGCCTAA
- a CDS encoding thioredoxin-like domain-containing protein, with protein MLRMIRWIWLPLLAVLCVSVALAPRRALAAAVPLPPGAPWFNVSRPLTPNDLKGRVVLLDFFTPGCINCVHMLPDMARLEREFGARLLILGVNSPKFVASQRSSNIEGFIQRYDITHPVLTDKGMTLWNYYGVQAWPTLVLLNGQGGVVQQFIGEGDYRGIRAAVLQTIEQAQRAGTLVTAPLPLKPPLLSRAGLLQPGKVAVDARYVAVSDSGHNRVILLDHAGKVLRVFGSGVPGARDGAAGVAQFDGPQGLAFVGGALYVADTSNSLIRRIDLASGVVSTVAGDGRRVFGGSGMQPARSVPLNSPWGLEAVGDVLYVAMAGDHQVWAFDLRSDRIGPYAGTGAEGIDDGSRQSASFAQSSGFAYHAGTLYVADPESSSVRAIDLKTGRVRTLIGKGLFDFGLRNGRAGQALLQHDQGLAWQGGKLYIADTFNNAVRVLDPANDQVSTLATGLRQPGGLAVLDAGTLLVADTDANRIVTINVANGALHAWPLSGLPPAQ; from the coding sequence ATGTTGCGAATGATCCGCTGGATTTGGCTGCCGCTGTTGGCGGTGCTGTGTGTGTCCGTGGCGCTGGCGCCCAGGCGCGCGCTGGCCGCTGCGGTGCCGCTGCCGCCGGGCGCGCCTTGGTTCAACGTCAGCCGGCCGCTGACGCCCAACGACCTGAAGGGCCGCGTGGTGCTGCTGGATTTCTTCACGCCCGGCTGCATCAACTGCGTGCATATGCTGCCGGACATGGCCAGGCTCGAACGCGAGTTCGGCGCGCGCCTGCTGATCCTCGGCGTCAACTCGCCCAAGTTCGTGGCCTCGCAGCGCAGCAGCAACATCGAGGGTTTCATCCAGCGCTACGACATCACCCATCCGGTGCTCACCGACAAGGGCATGACGCTGTGGAACTACTACGGCGTGCAGGCGTGGCCCACGCTGGTGCTGCTCAATGGGCAGGGCGGCGTGGTGCAGCAGTTCATCGGCGAGGGTGATTACCGCGGCATCCGCGCCGCGGTGCTGCAGACCATCGAGCAGGCGCAGCGCGCCGGCACGCTGGTGACCGCGCCGCTGCCGCTGAAACCGCCGCTGCTCAGCCGCGCCGGCTTGCTGCAGCCGGGCAAGGTGGCGGTGGATGCGCGCTACGTGGCGGTCAGCGACAGCGGCCACAACCGCGTGATCCTGCTCGATCACGCCGGCAAGGTGCTGCGCGTGTTCGGCAGCGGCGTGCCCGGCGCGCGCGATGGCGCGGCCGGCGTGGCGCAGTTCGACGGTCCGCAGGGGCTGGCCTTCGTCGGCGGCGCGCTGTACGTGGCCGACACCAGCAACTCGCTGATCCGCAGGATCGACCTCGCCTCGGGCGTGGTCAGCACCGTGGCTGGCGATGGCCGGCGCGTGTTCGGCGGCAGCGGCATGCAGCCCGCGCGCAGCGTGCCGCTGAACTCGCCCTGGGGCCTCGAGGCCGTGGGCGATGTGCTGTATGTGGCCATGGCCGGCGACCATCAGGTGTGGGCGTTCGACTTGCGCAGCGACCGCATCGGCCCGTATGCCGGCACCGGTGCCGAGGGCATCGATGACGGTTCGCGGCAGTCGGCCAGCTTCGCGCAGAGCAGCGGTTTCGCGTATCACGCCGGCACGCTGTACGTGGCCGATCCCGAGTCGTCCTCGGTGCGCGCGATCGATCTGAAAACCGGGCGCGTGCGCACGCTCATCGGCAAGGGCCTGTTCGATTTCGGTCTGCGCAACGGGCGTGCCGGGCAGGCGCTGCTGCAGCACGACCAGGGCCTGGCCTGGCAGGGCGGCAAGCTGTACATCGCCGACACCTTCAACAACGCGGTGCGCGTGCTGGATCCGGCCAACGATCAAGTCAGCACCCTGGCGACCGGGCTGAGGCAGCCGGGCGGCCTCGCCGTGCTCGATGCCGGCACGCTGCTGGTGGCCGACACCGACGCCAATCGCATCGTCACGATCAATGTCGCCAACGGCGCGCTGCATGCGTGGCCGCTCAGCGGGCTGCCGCCGGCGCAGTAA
- a CDS encoding SDR family oxidoreductase: MNEILARWRLDGSTALVTGASRGIGYACARELAALGARVLLVARDADALEAARRELSEEFPACAAHAFAADLSLAESRLEVFDWIADLNADAGAELSIVVNNVGANQVRAALDYPLAEVEALLRTNLLSAFHLCQLAHPHLAAHGAGAIVNVGSVSGLTHVRTGAPYGMSKAALHQLTRNFACEWAEDGIRVNAVAPWYIRTRRTETALADADYLDEVLARTPMQRIGEPHEVAAAVAFLCLPAASYISGECIAVDGGFLRYGF, translated from the coding sequence ATGAACGAGATCCTGGCGCGCTGGCGCCTTGATGGCAGCACGGCCCTGGTCACTGGCGCCAGTCGCGGCATCGGCTACGCCTGCGCGCGCGAGCTGGCGGCGCTGGGCGCGCGCGTGCTGCTGGTGGCGCGCGATGCCGATGCGCTGGAAGCCGCTCGGCGCGAGTTGAGCGAGGAATTCCCGGCCTGCGCGGCGCACGCGTTCGCCGCCGACCTGAGCCTGGCCGAGTCGCGTCTGGAAGTGTTCGACTGGATCGCCGACTTGAACGCCGATGCCGGCGCCGAGCTGTCCATCGTGGTCAACAACGTCGGCGCCAACCAGGTGCGCGCCGCGCTCGATTACCCGCTCGCCGAGGTCGAGGCGCTGCTGCGCACCAACCTGCTCAGCGCGTTTCATCTGTGCCAGCTCGCGCATCCGCACCTGGCCGCGCACGGCGCCGGCGCCATCGTCAACGTCGGCTCGGTATCCGGCCTCACGCATGTGCGCACCGGCGCGCCTTACGGCATGAGCAAGGCCGCGTTGCACCAGCTCACGCGCAATTTCGCCTGTGAGTGGGCCGAGGACGGCATCCGCGTCAATGCCGTGGCGCCCTGGTACATCCGCACGCGCCGCACCGAAACTGCGCTGGCCGATGCGGACTATCTCGACGAGGTGCTGGCGCGCACGCCCATGCAGCGCATCGGCGAGCCGCACGAGGTCGCCGCGGCGGTGGCCTTCCTGTGCCTGCCGGCGGCCAGCTACATCAGCGGCGAGTGCATCGCCGTGGATGGCGGCTTCCTGCGTTACGGGTTCTGA
- a CDS encoding DUF4124 domain-containing protein codes for MRTRLPLLLLLALAVPAHATEVYRCVDARGRLAFQDQPCPPRSRQRILNLPTPPPAVPAPALAPPRPTRSAPPAPPPRPALPLPALYRCIRATDHKPYLSTIGDPQPYAVPLAVLGIQPMSMTRSAPGIGAPVRPPGPPTPLASPFTGYYTWVQDRCAPLPRAAVCANLRERLDQLDTRIEHTFQFDRAPLQHEAATLRAQLQNCR; via the coding sequence ATGCGCACCCGCCTGCCCCTGCTGCTGCTGCTCGCGCTGGCCGTGCCGGCGCACGCGACCGAGGTGTACCGCTGCGTGGATGCGCGCGGCCGGCTCGCGTTTCAGGATCAGCCCTGCCCGCCGCGCAGCCGCCAGCGCATATTGAACCTGCCCACGCCGCCGCCCGCCGTGCCGGCGCCCGCGCTGGCGCCGCCGCGGCCCACGCGCAGCGCGCCGCCCGCGCCGCCGCCCAGGCCCGCGCTGCCGCTGCCGGCGCTGTATCGCTGCATCCGCGCCACCGACCACAAGCCGTACCTCAGCACCATCGGCGACCCGCAACCCTATGCCGTGCCGCTGGCCGTGCTGGGCATCCAGCCCATGTCGATGACACGCAGCGCCCCCGGCATCGGTGCTCCGGTGCGACCGCCCGGCCCGCCGACCCCTCTGGCTTCGCCGTTCACGGGTTACTACACCTGGGTGCAGGATCGCTGCGCACCACTGCCGCGCGCGGCGGTATGCGCCAACCTGCGTGAGCGCCTGGACCAGCTCGACACGCGCATCGAGCACACGTTCCAGTTCGATCGCGCGCCGCTGCAGCACGAAGCCGCGACGCTGCGCGCGCAACTGCAGAATTGCCGCTGA
- the sppA gene encoding signal peptide peptidase SppA encodes MADVKQRNGFLGFIRVLWRGINITRQAILNLIFFGLLLIIILAAARRPLPLQDKTVLVLQPKGQIVEQYSIDPAQRVIARLSGEPIQQVQLRDLLMVLKHAATDPHISAVLLDTSDLQTGTWTYASLRQVGHALDEFETSGKPVIAWASGYDQGQYYLAMHANRVLLDPAGSVLFTGFDSYQPYFKDLLDKLGVNVHLFRVGEFKSAAEPFILNGPSPAAQEANAYWLGGLWNQWLDSVAKARKLTPAQVKQDIDDMPQGVAAAGGDLAKMALDEHFVDGLATRAQVVAELRKLSAPEKDGYGFRGVGFGEYLARIRRDAPKLDNRPEVAVVVAEGDIISGPQKPGSIGGAETARLIRAARENKHVKAIVLRVNSPGGAVYPAELIRREVQLARAAGKPVVASMGNVAASGGYWISMDANQIVAEPDTITGSIGIFGLYYNIPDTLAKIGIHTGGLGTTPWAGAFDITRPLDPKLGATIQQIIDHGYMQFVGGVAKARGKTFEQINAIAQGRVWTGRQAVARGLVDKLGGIDTAIALAAQDAKLGKNYRVHYISEPMSPLQRALMGFGDSALASIAIHHGFTLPSWMASFAPRVTGPLQMLQNARPGKVNAYAYCFCGQ; translated from the coding sequence ATGGCCGACGTCAAGCAGCGCAATGGATTCCTCGGCTTCATCAGGGTGCTGTGGCGCGGCATCAATATCACCCGCCAGGCCATCCTCAACCTGATCTTCTTCGGCCTGCTGCTGATCATCATCCTCGCCGCCGCGCGTCGGCCGCTGCCCTTGCAGGACAAGACCGTGCTGGTGCTGCAGCCCAAGGGCCAGATCGTCGAGCAGTACAGCATCGACCCCGCGCAGCGCGTGATCGCAAGGCTGTCCGGCGAGCCCATCCAGCAAGTGCAGTTGCGCGACCTGCTGATGGTACTCAAGCACGCCGCCACGGATCCGCATATCAGCGCGGTGTTGCTGGACACCTCCGACCTGCAGACCGGCACCTGGACCTACGCCAGCCTGCGTCAGGTCGGTCACGCGCTGGATGAGTTCGAGACCAGCGGCAAGCCGGTGATCGCCTGGGCCAGCGGCTACGACCAGGGCCAGTACTACCTGGCCATGCACGCCAACCGCGTGCTGCTGGATCCGGCCGGCAGCGTGTTGTTCACCGGCTTCGACAGCTACCAGCCGTATTTCAAGGATCTGCTCGACAAGCTCGGCGTGAACGTGCATTTGTTCCGCGTCGGCGAATTCAAATCCGCGGCCGAACCGTTCATCCTCAATGGGCCCTCGCCGGCCGCGCAGGAAGCCAACGCCTACTGGCTGGGCGGCCTGTGGAACCAGTGGCTGGATTCCGTGGCCAAGGCGCGCAAGCTCACCCCGGCGCAGGTCAAGCAGGACATCGACGACATGCCGCAAGGCGTGGCCGCGGCCGGTGGCGATCTGGCGAAAATGGCGCTGGACGAGCACTTCGTCGATGGTCTGGCCACGCGCGCGCAGGTCGTCGCCGAGCTGCGCAAGCTGAGCGCGCCGGAAAAAGACGGCTACGGGTTCCGTGGCGTCGGCTTCGGCGAATATCTGGCGCGCATCCGGCGCGATGCACCGAAACTCGACAATCGCCCCGAGGTCGCCGTGGTGGTGGCCGAAGGCGACATCATCAGCGGCCCGCAGAAGCCGGGCAGCATCGGCGGTGCCGAAACCGCGCGGCTGATCCGCGCGGCGCGCGAGAACAAGCACGTCAAGGCCATCGTGCTGCGCGTCAACTCGCCCGGCGGCGCGGTCTATCCGGCCGAGTTGATCCGGCGCGAGGTGCAACTGGCGCGCGCCGCCGGCAAGCCGGTGGTGGCTTCGATGGGCAACGTGGCCGCCAGCGGCGGCTACTGGATCTCGATGGACGCCAACCAGATCGTCGCCGAGCCGGACACCATCACCGGCTCGATCGGCATCTTCGGCCTGTACTACAACATTCCCGACACGCTGGCCAAGATCGGCATCCACACTGGCGGTCTCGGCACCACGCCATGGGCCGGCGCGTTCGACATCACCCGTCCGCTGGATCCCAAGCTGGGCGCGACCATCCAGCAGATCATCGACCACGGTTACATGCAGTTCGTCGGCGGCGTGGCCAAGGCGCGCGGCAAGACCTTCGAGCAGATCAACGCCATCGCCCAGGGTCGCGTGTGGACGGGTCGTCAGGCCGTTGCACGCGGACTGGTGGACAAGCTCGGCGGCATCGACACCGCCATCGCGCTGGCGGCGCAGGACGCCAAGCTGGGCAAGAACTATCGCGTGCACTACATCAGCGAGCCGATGAGCCCCTTGCAGCGCGCGCTGATGGGCTTCGGCGACAGCGCGCTGGCGTCCATCGCCATCCACCACGGCTTCACCCTGCCATCATGGATGGCCAGCTTCGCGCCGCGCGTCACCGGCCCGCTGCAGATGCTGCAGAACGCGCGGCCCGGCAAGGTCAACGCCTACGCGTATTGCTTCTGCGGGCAGTAG
- a CDS encoding MATE family efflux transporter, translating into MARVDTRRFADEAWSTLRLALPLITGQLAAVGMSAVDAVMAGHYSADVLGAVAVGVSLWSLAVVTAIGLMMALPPSVAQLVGAERRAEIGPLFRQALWLALSMGLLLFAAVHWLAPQVVRALHVDPRLWPQVTEFLHAVSFGAPAIACYFALRGVSEGMGHTRPTMYFGVLGLVLLVPLDYVLMYGRLGVPALGAQGSGMATALILWAELCGFALYMRRARIYDGLHLFKRPEPPDLRALGALLRLGMPMAFSLLMEAGLFVAAALAIGRLGADVVASHQIALNVASVTFMLPLGLAMAITVRVGFAVGRGDTRGVRYAGYSGIALTLLTQSFSTALMLGFPHAIAAIYTVNPRVIALAAQLLVLAGIFQFSDGIQVASAGALRGLKDTRVPMFITAFAYWVVGFPLGIYLGFWHHLGARGVWMGLIAGLSMAALLLFARFVRRAHRLNLVTDGG; encoded by the coding sequence ATGGCACGCGTCGATACGCGCCGGTTCGCGGATGAAGCCTGGAGCACGCTGCGTCTGGCGCTGCCACTGATCACCGGGCAACTGGCGGCGGTCGGCATGAGCGCGGTCGATGCGGTGATGGCCGGGCACTACTCGGCCGACGTGCTGGGCGCGGTGGCGGTGGGCGTGAGTCTGTGGTCGCTGGCCGTGGTCACCGCGATCGGCCTGATGATGGCGCTGCCGCCCTCGGTGGCGCAGTTGGTCGGCGCCGAACGTCGCGCTGAAATCGGTCCACTGTTCCGCCAGGCGCTGTGGCTGGCGTTGAGCATGGGCTTGCTGCTGTTCGCCGCGGTGCACTGGCTGGCGCCACAGGTGGTGCGCGCGCTGCACGTCGATCCGCGATTGTGGCCGCAGGTGACCGAGTTCCTGCACGCGGTGTCCTTCGGTGCGCCGGCCATCGCCTGTTATTTCGCGCTGCGTGGTGTGTCCGAGGGCATGGGGCATACGCGCCCGACCATGTATTTCGGCGTGCTGGGCCTGGTGTTGCTGGTGCCACTGGACTACGTGCTGATGTACGGCAGGCTGGGCGTGCCGGCACTGGGCGCGCAGGGCAGCGGCATGGCCACGGCGCTGATCCTGTGGGCGGAGCTGTGCGGTTTCGCGCTGTACATGCGCCGTGCGCGCATCTATGACGGGCTGCATTTGTTCAAGCGCCCGGAGCCGCCGGACCTGCGCGCCTTGGGCGCATTGCTGCGCCTGGGCATGCCGATGGCCTTCAGCCTGCTGATGGAGGCGGGGCTGTTCGTGGCCGCGGCGCTGGCCATCGGGCGCCTGGGCGCGGACGTGGTGGCCAGCCACCAGATCGCGCTCAACGTGGCCTCGGTGACCTTCATGCTGCCGCTGGGCCTGGCCATGGCGATCACCGTGCGCGTGGGGTTCGCGGTGGGGCGCGGCGATACGCGCGGGGTGCGCTACGCCGGTTACAGCGGCATCGCGCTGACCCTGCTGACGCAGAGTTTTTCCACCGCGCTGATGCTGGGTTTTCCGCACGCCATCGCCGCGATCTACACCGTCAACCCGCGCGTGATCGCGCTGGCGGCGCAACTGCTGGTGCTGGCCGGCATCTTCCAGTTTTCCGATGGCATCCAGGTGGCCTCGGCCGGCGCGCTGCGCGGGCTCAAGGACACGCGCGTGCCGATGTTCATCACCGCGTTCGCGTATTGGGTGGTGGGTTTTCCGCTGGGCATCTACCTCGGCTTCTGGCACCACCTCGGCGCGCGCGGCGTGTGGATGGGCCTGATCGCCGGGCTGAGCATGGCCGCGCTGCTGTTGTTCGCGCGCTTCGTGCGCCGTGCGCACCGGCTGAACCTGGTGACCGATGGCGGATGA
- a CDS encoding patatin-like phospholipase family protein — protein sequence MKHAIMLACALIGSLCVRVLPAHAAPVLAHTVAQPLQPDPSRPCAGGTALVLGGGGARGIAHIGVLEELQKLHVPVNCVVGTSMGAIVGGLYAAGYSPLQIDAMLHSVDWQQVFSDSPGRAALGMRAKDDELDRIGGIEFGVGRGGLKLPRGALEGQNLQQLLTRWLLPVWRTRDFDDLSLPFRAVATNIGSGQSVVLAQGDLPLAIRASISVPAVFAPVDLHGQLLVDGGISDNVPIGVARALGAARLIVVDVSAPLKPARDLNSPLAITDQMITVMMRQETERQLATLGPDDVLIRPDLGDLGSADFTHAYQAVAEGRKAAVALAPALRRFAVGRVAWQAWLARHRLPGGPAPVIDFVDVRGAQSRTAPLVADRMQGEVGKVFSAARVDAQIDRSYGEGSYERIDYQLVQRYGATGLQVTPVDKSWGPDFLRVGLSLSDDFSGNAGYQALVEYNLTGLDSLGREWRNRLSLGRVAGFQSELYQPFGPQAQFYARLYGGYRAINQPVVSGNTTLAQYRVGRLRAGAELGWDPTVDWRLRTGMQRGRDSFALNIGDPAVYPSFRTPFADVYAGVVHDNLDDADFPTRGWRSDLTYTAYLRALGGDADSDVARFSYDQVLWHDDRNTVLAGLRGQTEWGSGQVLQASGVLGGFLDLSGLTERALVGNQLAYGRLVGYRDLTGSGERIVGFPFYLGASLEAGNVWNTRSAINFNQLIYAGSAFIALKSPMGPIFFGVGHASGGHTTFYLSFGSLIRRQDP from the coding sequence ATGAAGCACGCGATCATGCTGGCTTGCGCGCTGATCGGGTCGCTGTGCGTGCGGGTGCTGCCGGCGCACGCGGCGCCGGTGCTGGCGCACACCGTGGCGCAGCCGCTGCAGCCCGACCCGAGCCGGCCCTGCGCCGGCGGCACCGCGCTGGTGCTGGGCGGCGGCGGCGCGCGCGGCATCGCGCACATCGGCGTGCTGGAGGAATTGCAGAAGCTGCACGTGCCGGTGAATTGCGTGGTCGGCACCAGCATGGGCGCGATCGTCGGCGGCCTGTACGCGGCCGGCTACAGCCCGTTGCAGATCGACGCCATGCTGCACTCGGTGGATTGGCAGCAGGTGTTCAGCGACAGCCCCGGCCGCGCCGCGCTGGGCATGCGCGCCAAGGACGACGAACTCGATCGCATCGGCGGCATCGAGTTCGGCGTGGGCCGCGGCGGACTCAAGCTGCCGCGCGGCGCGCTGGAAGGGCAGAACCTGCAGCAACTGCTCACGCGTTGGCTGCTGCCGGTATGGCGTACGCGCGACTTCGATGACCTGAGCCTGCCGTTCCGCGCGGTGGCCACCAATATCGGATCGGGCCAGAGCGTGGTGCTGGCGCAGGGCGACCTGCCGCTGGCGATCCGCGCCAGCATCTCGGTGCCGGCGGTATTCGCCCCAGTGGACCTGCATGGCCAGTTGCTGGTCGATGGCGGCATCTCCGACAACGTGCCGATCGGTGTCGCGCGCGCGCTGGGCGCCGCGCGACTGATCGTGGTGGACGTGAGCGCGCCGCTGAAGCCAGCCAGGGATCTCAATTCGCCGCTGGCCATCACCGATCAGATGATCACCGTGATGATGCGCCAGGAAACCGAGCGGCAACTGGCCACGCTGGGCCCGGACGATGTGCTGATCCGTCCCGATCTGGGCGATCTGGGCAGCGCCGATTTCACGCACGCGTATCAGGCCGTGGCCGAGGGTCGCAAGGCCGCCGTCGCGCTGGCGCCCGCATTGCGGCGTTTCGCCGTCGGTCGCGTCGCCTGGCAGGCGTGGCTGGCGCGGCACCGGCTGCCAGGCGGGCCGGCGCCGGTGATCGATTTCGTCGACGTGCGCGGCGCGCAAAGCCGCACCGCGCCGCTGGTCGCTGATCGCATGCAGGGCGAGGTCGGCAAGGTGTTCAGCGCGGCGCGCGTGGATGCGCAGATCGACCGCAGCTACGGCGAGGGCAGCTACGAGCGCATCGATTATCAACTGGTGCAGCGTTACGGCGCTACCGGGTTGCAGGTGACGCCGGTGGACAAGAGCTGGGGCCCGGATTTTCTGCGCGTGGGTCTGAGCCTCAGCGATGACTTCAGCGGCAACGCCGGTTATCAGGCGCTGGTCGAGTACAACCTCACCGGTCTCGACAGCCTCGGCCGCGAATGGCGCAACCGCCTCAGCCTCGGGCGCGTGGCGGGTTTCCAGAGCGAGCTGTACCAGCCCTTCGGCCCGCAGGCGCAGTTCTACGCCAGGCTCTACGGCGGTTACCGCGCCATCAACCAGCCGGTGGTGAGCGGCAACACCACGCTGGCGCAGTACCGCGTCGGCCGCCTGCGCGCCGGCGCCGAACTGGGCTGGGACCCCACGGTCGACTGGCGCCTGCGCACCGGCATGCAGCGCGGTCGCGACAGTTTCGCGCTGAACATCGGCGATCCCGCGGTGTACCCCAGCTTTCGCACGCCCTTCGCCGATGTCTACGCCGGCGTGGTGCACGACAATCTCGACGACGCCGATTTTCCCACCCGCGGCTGGCGCAGCGATCTTACCTACACCGCGTATCTGCGTGCGCTCGGCGGCGATGCCGACAGCGACGTGGCGCGCTTCAGCTACGACCAGGTGTTGTGGCACGACGACCGCAACACCGTGCTCGCCGGCTTGCGCGGACAAACCGAGTGGGGCAGCGGCCAGGTGTTGCAGGCCAGCGGCGTGCTCGGGGGCTTTCTCGATTTGTCCGGCCTCACCGAGCGCGCACTGGTCGGCAACCAGCTCGCCTACGGACGTCTGGTCGGTTACCGCGACCTGACCGGTAGCGGCGAGCGCATCGTCGGCTTTCCGTTTTATCTGGGTGCCAGCCTCGAGGCCGGCAACGTGTGGAACACGCGCAGCGCGATCAACTTCAACCAGCTGATTTACGCCGGCAGCGCCTTCATCGCGCTGAAATCGCCCATGGGGCCGATTTTCTTCGGCGTCGGCCATGCCAGCGGCGGCCACACCACGTTCTATCTCAGCTTCGGCTCGCTGATCCGGCGCCAGGATCCGTGA
- a CDS encoding threonine aldolase family protein, protein MPMPLIDLFSDTKTQPGAAMRAAMAAAEVGDERAGEDPTVNALEARGAALLGKEAALYLPSGTMCNEIALAVHCRPGEAVLCEAGAHIVGFEAGGAAALAGVMLEPISGTRGMFTAAQLRAQLRADNLQAPLQRLVAVENTTNLGGGAVWPLQDLREIAACAHDAGLATHMDGARLLNAVVASGVSAADFAQGFDSAWIDFSKGLGAPGGALLTGSKAFVREARRWQLRIGGAMRQSGIIAAACLYALDHNLARLAVDHARARQLAQGVARIPGLGIDVATVQTNLVYFDITAPGWDAAKLAAATLAQGVRLCPMGARRMRAVTHLDVDDAGIVRALEVIAAALRG, encoded by the coding sequence ATGCCCATGCCCCTGATCGACCTGTTCAGCGATACCAAGACCCAGCCCGGCGCCGCCATGCGCGCCGCCATGGCCGCCGCCGAAGTGGGCGACGAGCGCGCCGGTGAAGACCCCACCGTCAACGCGCTGGAGGCGCGCGGCGCGGCGCTGCTGGGCAAGGAGGCGGCGCTGTACCTGCCCTCCGGCACCATGTGCAACGAGATCGCGCTGGCCGTGCACTGCCGTCCGGGCGAGGCGGTGCTGTGCGAGGCCGGCGCGCACATCGTCGGCTTCGAGGCCGGCGGCGCGGCGGCGCTGGCCGGGGTGATGCTGGAGCCGATCAGCGGCACGCGCGGCATGTTCACCGCCGCGCAACTCAGGGCGCAGTTGCGCGCCGACAACCTGCAGGCGCCGCTGCAGCGGCTGGTCGCCGTGGAAAACACCACCAACCTGGGCGGTGGCGCGGTGTGGCCGCTGCAGGACCTGCGCGAGATCGCGGCCTGCGCGCACGATGCCGGACTGGCCACGCACATGGACGGCGCGCGCCTGCTCAATGCCGTCGTCGCCAGCGGCGTGAGCGCGGCCGATTTCGCGCAGGGCTTCGATTCGGCGTGGATCGATTTCAGCAAGGGCCTGGGCGCGCCAGGCGGCGCATTGCTGACCGGCAGCAAGGCCTTCGTGCGCGAGGCGCGGCGCTGGCAGTTGCGCATCGGCGGCGCCATGCGCCAGAGCGGCATCATCGCCGCGGCGTGCCTGTACGCGCTCGATCACAACCTCGCGCGCCTGGCCGTTGACCACGCGCGCGCGCGGCAACTGGCGCAAGGCGTGGCGCGCATCCCCGGCCTCGGTATCGATGTGGCCACGGTGCAGACCAACCTGGTGTATTTCGACATCACCGCGCCCGGCTGGGACGCCGCGAAACTGGCCGCCGCCACGCTGGCGCAAGGCGTGCGCCTGTGCCCGATGGGCGCGCGGCGCATGCGCGCGGTGACGCATCTGGACGTGGACGACGCCGGCATCGTGCGCGCCCTGGAGGTGATCGCGGCGGCGCTGCGCGGCTGA